Proteins encoded in a region of the Streptomyces akebiae genome:
- a CDS encoding ATP-binding cassette domain-containing protein → MTTPAIAANGLRKSYGDKVVLDGIDLTVPEGTIFSLLGPNGAGKTTAVKILSTLVPPGPGSGGIRVGGHDLAADPQAVRAAIGVTGQFSAVDGLITGEENMLLMADLHHLSRKEGRRVAAGLLERFDLTEAARKPASTYSGGMKRRLDIAMTLVGAPRIIFLDEPTTGLDPRSRHNMWQIIRELVSDGVTVFLTTQYLEEADELADRIAVLNDGRIAAEGTADQLKRQIPGGHVRLRFTDPAAYRSAASALREVTRDDEALALQLPSGGTQRELRAVLDQLDSAGIEADELTVHTPDLDDVFFALTGTDVPTQPNQSKETAR, encoded by the coding sequence ATGACCACCCCGGCCATCGCGGCGAACGGACTGCGCAAGTCCTACGGAGACAAGGTCGTGCTCGACGGCATCGACCTGACCGTCCCCGAGGGGACGATCTTCTCCCTGCTCGGCCCGAACGGCGCCGGCAAGACCACCGCCGTCAAGATCCTCTCCACCCTCGTCCCGCCGGGCCCCGGCTCCGGCGGGATCCGGGTCGGCGGCCACGACCTCGCCGCCGACCCGCAGGCGGTCCGCGCCGCGATCGGCGTCACCGGGCAGTTCTCCGCCGTCGACGGGCTGATCACCGGCGAGGAGAACATGCTCCTCATGGCTGACCTGCACCACCTGAGCAGGAAGGAGGGGCGGCGGGTCGCCGCCGGCCTGCTGGAGCGCTTCGACCTCACCGAGGCCGCCAGGAAGCCCGCCTCCACCTACTCGGGCGGCATGAAGCGCCGGCTCGACATCGCCATGACCCTGGTCGGCGCCCCGCGGATCATCTTCCTCGACGAGCCGACCACCGGGCTGGACCCGCGCAGCCGCCACAACATGTGGCAGATCATCCGTGAGCTGGTCTCCGACGGCGTCACCGTCTTCCTCACCACCCAGTACCTGGAGGAGGCGGACGAACTCGCCGACCGCATCGCCGTGTTGAACGACGGCCGGATCGCGGCCGAGGGCACCGCCGACCAACTGAAGCGGCAGATACCCGGCGGGCACGTCCGCCTCCGCTTCACCGACCCCGCCGCCTACCGCTCCGCCGCCTCGGCGCTGCGCGAGGTCACCCGGGACGACGAGGCCCTCGCCCTGCAACTCCCCAGCGGCGGCACCCAGCGCGAACTGCGCGCCGTCCTCGACCAGTTGGACTCCGCCGGCATCGAGGCCGACGAACTCACCGTGCACACCCCCGACCTCGACGACGTGTTCTTCGCCCTGACCGGCACCGACGTCCCCACCCAGCCGAACCAGTCCAAGGAGACCGCCCGATGA
- a CDS encoding ABC transporter permease: MSAPLAPARPNPVALAVRDSSTMLRRNLLHARRYPSLTLNLLLTPIMLLLLFVYIFGDVMSAGIGGSDRSDYIAYIVPGILMMTIGGTVVGTAVSVATDMNEGIIARFRTMAIHRGSVLVGHVAGSVLQCVASVVLVGAVGVAIGFRSVDASVLEWLAAFGLLALFSLALTWIAVGMGLSSPNAEAAANSAQPLVLLPLISSAFIPADTMPGWFRPIAEYQPFTPAIETLRGLLLGTGIGHNGWLAVAWCLGLAVLGYFWSTSKYDSDAK; the protein is encoded by the coding sequence ATGAGCGCCCCCCTGGCTCCCGCCCGCCCGAACCCCGTCGCCCTCGCGGTCCGTGACTCGTCCACGATGCTGCGCCGCAACCTCCTGCACGCGCGCCGCTACCCGTCCCTCACCCTCAACCTGCTGCTGACCCCGATCATGCTGCTGCTGCTCTTCGTCTACATCTTCGGCGACGTGATGAGCGCGGGCATCGGCGGCAGCGACCGCTCCGACTACATCGCCTACATCGTCCCGGGCATCCTGATGATGACCATCGGCGGCACCGTCGTCGGAACCGCGGTGTCGGTCGCCACCGACATGAACGAGGGCATCATCGCCCGCTTCCGCACGATGGCGATCCACCGCGGCTCCGTCCTCGTCGGACATGTCGCCGGCAGCGTGCTGCAGTGCGTGGCCAGCGTGGTGCTCGTCGGCGCCGTGGGTGTCGCCATCGGCTTCCGTTCGGTCGACGCCTCGGTCCTGGAGTGGCTGGCGGCGTTCGGGCTGCTCGCGCTCTTCTCCCTGGCGCTCACCTGGATCGCGGTCGGCATGGGTCTGTCCAGCCCGAACGCCGAGGCCGCCGCCAACAGCGCACAGCCGCTTGTCCTGCTCCCGCTCATCTCCAGCGCCTTCATCCCGGCCGACACGATGCCGGGCTGGTTCCGGCCGATCGCCGAGTACCAGCCCTTCACCCCCGCCATCGAGACCCTGCGCGGACTGCTCCTCGGCACCGGGATCGGCCACAACGGCTGGCTCGCCGTCGCCTGGTGCCTCGGCCTCGCGGTGCTCGGTTACTTCTGGTCGACCTCGAAGTACGACAGTGACGCGAAGTAG
- a CDS encoding LacI family DNA-binding transcriptional regulator, with translation MTRKNADGGRSTIRDVAARAGVSAATVSRVLGGVYPVSATTRTQVLRAVRELDYVADARAKAIAGAGTPTLGFVLDDITGPSFALMAHGVEREATRLGHLCLVCSTDGDAAHEADFIETMRAQRAAAVILVGGGADTPEYRSRTARVADGLAAAGSRLVLCGRPPLDPGAPVTVIEYDNEGGAYALCAHVLSKGHRRILFLGGKPEHTTAQGRERGYLAAHRARGVETDPALRLAGDFTRDSGYRSTRRALEEGLDFTAVMASTDMVAAGALTALREAGVSVPGDVSLVGYDDIPFARDLYPPLTTVRVPYEELGRLAVRTALERGRSAADEHLLLGTHVVVRDSVGAVGGGGVAPAG, from the coding sequence ATGACGAGGAAGAACGCGGACGGCGGCCGCAGCACGATCCGGGACGTCGCCGCGCGGGCCGGCGTCTCGGCGGCCACGGTGTCGCGGGTGCTCGGCGGGGTCTACCCGGTGAGCGCCACGACCCGCACGCAGGTGCTGCGGGCCGTCCGTGAACTGGACTACGTCGCCGACGCCCGCGCCAAGGCGATCGCCGGTGCCGGCACCCCCACCCTCGGCTTCGTCCTCGACGACATCACCGGCCCCTCGTTCGCGCTGATGGCGCACGGTGTGGAGCGCGAGGCGACCCGGCTCGGCCATCTCTGTCTGGTGTGCAGCACCGACGGGGACGCCGCGCACGAGGCGGACTTCATCGAGACGATGCGGGCGCAGCGGGCCGCCGCCGTCATCCTGGTCGGCGGCGGCGCGGACACCCCCGAGTACCGGTCGCGCACCGCGCGGGTCGCCGACGGGCTGGCGGCCGCCGGGTCCCGGCTCGTGCTGTGCGGACGGCCGCCGCTGGACCCCGGAGCGCCGGTCACCGTCATCGAGTACGACAACGAGGGCGGCGCGTACGCCCTGTGCGCGCATGTCCTGTCCAAGGGGCACCGGCGGATCCTCTTCCTCGGGGGGAAGCCGGAGCACACGACCGCGCAGGGGCGTGAGCGGGGTTATCTGGCGGCCCATCGGGCGCGGGGAGTGGAGACGGACCCCGCGCTGCGGCTGGCCGGGGACTTCACCCGGGACTCGGGGTACCGGTCGACGCGGCGGGCGTTGGAGGAGGGGCTCGACTTCACGGCGGTGATGGCGTCGACCGACATGGTCGCGGCGGGGGCGCTGACCGCGCTGCGCGAGGCGGGGGTGTCGGTGCCGGGGGACGTGTCCCTCGTGGGCTACGACGACATTCCGTTCGCGCGTGATCTGTATCCGCCGCTCACGACGGTGCGGGTGCCGTACGAGGAGTTGGGGCGGCTGGCCGTGCGGACGGCGTTGGAGCGGGGGCGCTCCGCTGCCGACGAGCACTTGCTGCTGGGGACGCATGTCGTGGTGCGTGATTCGGTGGGGGCGGTGGGCGGGGGCGGGGTCGCGCCCGCGGGGTGA
- a CDS encoding DUF4097 family beta strand repeat-containing protein, which yields MQKFETPAPISAVLNIPAGRVRFIAADRADTTVDVRPADAAKGRDVRAAERTTVDYRDGVLRIQAPEAKSELFGPSGSLEVTVQLPTGSHVQAKAAAAEFRGVGRLGDVAIDGAHGQVKLDEAASAQLNLLAGDALVGRLAGPADITSGKGDLRITEAVRGTVTLHTGYGEISVGAAAGASASLDAGTSHGRIHNALRNSGDADARLDIHATTGYGDITARSL from the coding sequence ATGCAGAAGTTCGAGACCCCCGCCCCCATCTCCGCCGTCCTGAACATCCCCGCCGGGCGCGTGCGGTTCATCGCCGCCGACCGGGCCGACACCACCGTCGACGTCCGGCCCGCCGACGCCGCCAAGGGCCGGGACGTCAGGGCCGCCGAGCGGACCACGGTCGACTACCGCGACGGGGTGCTGCGGATCCAGGCCCCGGAGGCGAAGAGCGAGCTCTTCGGCCCCTCCGGCAGCCTGGAGGTGACCGTCCAACTGCCCACCGGCTCCCACGTCCAGGCCAAGGCCGCCGCCGCCGAGTTCCGCGGCGTCGGGCGGCTGGGCGACGTGGCCATCGACGGCGCGCACGGCCAGGTCAAGCTCGACGAGGCGGCCAGCGCCCAGCTGAACCTGCTGGCCGGCGACGCACTGGTCGGCCGCCTGGCCGGCCCCGCCGACATCACCAGCGGCAAGGGCGACCTGCGCATCACCGAGGCCGTCCGCGGCACCGTCACCCTGCACACCGGGTACGGCGAGATCTCCGTCGGCGCCGCCGCCGGCGCCTCGGCCTCCCTGGACGCCGGCACCTCCCACGGCCGGATCCACAACGCGCTCAGGAACAGCGGGGACGCCGACGCCCGGCTCGACATCCACGCCACCACCGGCTACGGCGACATCACCGCCCGCAGCCTCTGA